From Pseudomonas sp. stari2, a single genomic window includes:
- the rlmH gene encoding 23S rRNA (pseudouridine(1915)-N(3))-methyltransferase RlmH — protein sequence MRLRLIAVGSRMPKWVEEGWHEYAKRLPSELALELVEIPLNTRGKNADVARFIRQEGEAMLAKVGHNERIVTLEVHGKPWSTEQLAVELDRWRLDSRTVNFMVGGPEGLAPEVCARADQRWSLSPLTLPHPLVRILIGEQLYRAWTVLSGHPYHK from the coding sequence GTGCGACTGCGACTGATCGCCGTCGGTTCACGCATGCCCAAGTGGGTGGAAGAAGGCTGGCATGAATATGCCAAGCGTCTTCCGTCCGAGCTGGCGCTGGAACTGGTGGAAATTCCGCTCAATACCCGTGGCAAGAATGCCGACGTGGCCCGCTTCATCCGTCAGGAAGGCGAAGCCATGCTGGCCAAGGTCGGGCACAACGAGCGGATCGTCACCCTCGAAGTGCACGGCAAGCCCTGGAGCACTGAGCAGCTGGCGGTCGAACTCGACCGTTGGCGGCTGGACTCGCGCACGGTCAATTTCATGGTCGGCGGCCCGGAAGGGCTGGCGCCGGAAGTCTGTGCCCGCGCCGACCAGCGCTGGTCGTTGTCGCCATTGACGCTGCCGCACCCGTTGGTGCGCATCCTCATCGGCGAGCAGTTGTATCGTGCCTGGACCGTGTTGTCCGGCCACCCTTACCACAAGTAA
- the rsfS gene encoding ribosome silencing factor: MTDKDQTKVKRKGTFKSAPLPEVANTNEPLKGDELVKVAVAALEDVKAQDIQIIDVRDKQSITDYMIIATGTSNRQINAMLDKVREEVKKQGAKPLGEEGKGDSDWVLLDLDLVIVHMMTASARQFYDLERLWAGAEQSRAADAKHHSPENTHEHFTKLNKDQL; this comes from the coding sequence ATGACTGACAAAGACCAAACCAAAGTAAAGCGCAAAGGCACGTTCAAGAGCGCTCCGCTGCCGGAAGTCGCCAACACCAACGAACCGCTGAAAGGCGACGAACTGGTCAAGGTGGCCGTGGCCGCCCTGGAAGACGTCAAGGCCCAGGACATCCAGATCATCGATGTGCGCGACAAGCAGAGCATCACTGACTACATGATCATCGCCACCGGTACGTCCAACCGCCAGATCAACGCGATGCTGGACAAGGTTCGCGAAGAAGTGAAAAAGCAGGGCGCCAAGCCGCTGGGCGAAGAAGGCAAGGGCGACAGTGACTGGGTGCTGCTGGACCTGGACCTGGTGATCGTGCACATGATGACCGCCTCGGCCCGTCAGTTCTACGACCTGGAGCGCCTGTGGGCCGGTGCCGAGCAGAGCCGTGCGGCAGACGCCAAGCACCATAGCCCGGAAAACACCCACGAGCACTTCACCAAGCTCAACAAAGACCAGCTGTAA
- the nadD gene encoding nicotinate-nucleotide adenylyltransferase — protein sequence MASCAARRRSDLSDLDLKAPKSGRKSRPRRIGVLGGTFDPVHVGHLRGALEVAEALALDELRMMPSARPPHRDTPQVSAQDRLAMVECAVAGVPPLVVDARELQRDKPSWTIDTLESLRAEMAAETQVFLLLGWDAFCGLPTWHRWEELLQHCHILVLQRPDADSEPPDALRNLLAARSVSDPLALKGPSGQIAFVWQTPLAVSATQIRQLLASGKSVRFLVPDAVLAYIDAHGLYRASN from the coding sequence ATGGCCAGTTGCGCGGCCAGGCGACGGTCTGACTTGTCCGACCTCGATCTGAAAGCGCCAAAATCCGGCAGAAAGTCTCGCCCCCGGCGTATTGGCGTCCTGGGCGGAACCTTCGATCCGGTGCATGTCGGCCATTTGCGTGGCGCGCTGGAAGTCGCCGAAGCGCTGGCCCTCGATGAGCTGCGCATGATGCCCAGCGCCCGGCCGCCGCATCGCGATACCCCGCAGGTGTCGGCGCAGGATCGGCTGGCAATGGTTGAATGTGCGGTGGCCGGTGTGCCGCCGCTGGTGGTGGACGCCCGTGAATTGCAGCGGGACAAACCGTCCTGGACCATCGATACCCTGGAGTCGCTGCGCGCCGAAATGGCCGCCGAGACCCAGGTTTTTCTGCTTTTGGGCTGGGACGCATTTTGCGGCCTGCCCACTTGGCACCGCTGGGAAGAGTTGCTCCAGCATTGCCACATCCTGGTGCTACAGCGCCCGGACGCCGACAGCGAACCACCGGATGCCTTGCGCAACCTGCTGGCAGCGCGTTCGGTGAGCGACCCGTTGGCCCTGAAAGGGCCGAGCGGACAGATTGCATTCGTCTGGCAGACACCGCTCGCGGTCTCCGCCACCCAGATCCGTCAACTGCTGGCCAGCGGTAAGTCGGTACGTTTCCTGGTGCCCGACGCGGTCCTGGCCTACATCGATGCGCACGGTCTGTACCGTGCGTCGAACTGA
- a CDS encoding glutamate-5-semialdehyde dehydrogenase, with protein sequence MTESVLDYMTRLGRAAREASRVIGRASTAQKNRALLAAANALDAARAELAAANEQDLAAGRASGLEPALLERLELTPARIDGMIVGLRQVAALPDPVGAIRDMSFRPSGIQVGKMRVPLGVIGIIYESRPNVTIDAASLCLKSGNATILRGGSEAIHSNRAIAACIQRGLAEAELPAAVVQVVETTDRAAVGALITMPEYVDVIVPRGGRGLIERISRDARVPVIKHLDGICHVYVSEHADLPKAQRIAFNAKTYRYGICGAMETLLVDQSVAKEFLPSMARQFREKGVELRGCERTRTIIEAVAATEEDWSTEYLAPILSIRVVDGLDQAIEHINHYGSHHTDSIVSENLADTRQFVAEVDSASVMINTPTCFADGFEYGLGAEIGISTDKLHARGPVGLEGLTCEKYVVVGDGQLRGQATV encoded by the coding sequence ATGACTGAGTCCGTTCTTGACTACATGACCCGATTGGGTCGCGCCGCCCGCGAAGCTTCCCGGGTCATCGGCCGTGCCAGCACCGCGCAGAAAAACCGCGCCCTGCTGGCTGCCGCCAATGCTCTGGACGCCGCCCGCGCCGAGCTTGCGGCAGCCAATGAACAGGATCTGGCCGCCGGCCGCGCCAGCGGTCTGGAGCCTGCTTTGCTGGAACGTCTGGAACTGACCCCGGCCCGTATCGACGGGATGATCGTCGGTCTGCGCCAGGTGGCGGCCTTGCCGGACCCGGTCGGTGCGATCCGCGACATGAGCTTCCGTCCGTCGGGGATTCAGGTCGGCAAGATGCGCGTGCCGCTGGGCGTGATCGGAATCATCTACGAGTCCCGTCCGAACGTGACCATCGATGCCGCGAGCCTGTGCCTGAAGTCCGGTAACGCGACCATCCTGCGCGGCGGATCCGAGGCGATTCATTCCAATCGTGCCATTGCCGCCTGCATCCAGCGTGGTCTGGCCGAAGCCGAATTGCCGGCTGCCGTGGTGCAAGTGGTGGAAACCACCGACCGCGCCGCCGTTGGTGCGCTGATCACCATGCCCGAGTACGTCGATGTGATCGTGCCGCGCGGCGGCCGTGGGCTGATCGAGCGCATCAGCCGTGACGCCCGGGTGCCGGTGATCAAGCATCTGGACGGCATCTGCCACGTCTATGTCAGCGAACACGCCGACCTGCCGAAAGCCCAGCGCATCGCCTTCAATGCCAAGACCTATCGTTATGGCATCTGCGGCGCGATGGAGACCCTGCTGGTTGATCAAAGTGTTGCGAAGGAATTCCTGCCGTCGATGGCCAGACAGTTCCGTGAAAAAGGCGTCGAACTGCGTGGCTGCGAGCGCACCCGGACGATCATCGAGGCGGTAGCGGCGACTGAAGAAGACTGGAGCACCGAGTATCTGGCGCCGATCCTGTCGATCCGCGTGGTCGACGGACTGGACCAGGCCATCGAACATATCAACCATTACGGCTCCCACCACACCGATTCGATCGTCAGCGAAAACCTCGCCGACACCCGACAGTTCGTGGCCGAAGTCGACTCGGCATCGGTGATGATCAACACCCCGACCTGCTTCGCCGATGGGTTCGAATACGGATTGGGTGCCGAGATCGGCATTTCTACTGATAAGCTGCACGCCCGTGGCCCGGTGGGCCTCGAAGGACTGACCTGCGAGAAATACGTCGTGGTCGGTGATGGCCAGTTGCGCGGCCAGGCGACGGTCTGA
- a CDS encoding DNA-3-methyladenine glycosylase — translation MSNLTVRAHAERLPMGLPDAFFDRDAQTLARDLLGKVIRHRVGDLWLSARIIETEAYYCEEKGSHASLGYTEKRKALFLDGGHIYMYYARGGDSLNFSAQGPGNAVLIKSAYPWVDDISGPASLAQMLLNNPDAQGRPRPSQKLCAGQTLLCKALGLKVPVWDAKRFDHEILLVEDTGPAPGHIVQTTRLGIPHGRDEHLMYRFVDAAYAQWCTRNPLRRGQVEGRDYFLL, via the coding sequence ATGTCCAATCTGACCGTTCGTGCCCACGCCGAGCGCCTGCCGATGGGCCTTCCGGACGCTTTTTTCGACCGTGACGCTCAGACGCTTGCCCGGGATCTGCTCGGCAAAGTCATCCGTCACCGGGTCGGCGACCTGTGGCTCAGCGCCCGGATCATCGAAACCGAAGCGTATTACTGCGAAGAAAAAGGCAGCCATGCCTCCCTCGGCTACACAGAAAAGCGTAAGGCTTTGTTTCTGGATGGCGGCCACATCTATATGTATTACGCCCGTGGCGGTGATTCGCTGAACTTCAGTGCTCAGGGTCCTGGCAATGCAGTGCTGATCAAGTCGGCCTATCCATGGGTCGATGACATCAGCGGCCCGGCCAGTCTGGCGCAGATGCTGCTGAACAATCCCGATGCGCAGGGCCGGCCGCGTCCCTCGCAGAAGCTGTGCGCCGGCCAGACTTTGCTGTGCAAGGCACTGGGCCTGAAGGTGCCGGTGTGGGATGCCAAACGTTTCGACCACGAAATTCTGCTGGTGGAAGATACCGGTCCTGCGCCCGGCCACATCGTCCAGACCACCCGCCTGGGCATCCCGCACGGTCGTGACGAGCACTTGATGTACCGCTTCGTCGATGCGGCCTACGCCCAGTGGTGCACCCGGAACCCGCTGCGCCGGGGTCAGGTCGAAGGACGCGATTATTTTCTGCTGTGA
- a CDS encoding bifunctional DedA family/phosphatase PAP2 family protein, whose product MGPWLDSVTGWLAANPQWLAAAVFVVAFVECLAIAGIIVPGTVLLFAVAALAGSGALSLSETLLLGFLGGILGDLVSYFLGRHFHQNIRRLPGLRHHPEWMAGAETYFQRYGIASLLVGRFIGPLRPMLPMVAGMCDMPFPRFVAVSLLAAAGWSIAYLLPGWATGAAIRLPLPEGFWLQAGIVAASIAVMVGLSANSSLRRHRRATIWISSMSLLILIALFIGYPYLSALDQGVMTLVQEHRSAVLDEVAVVFTLIGEFRNMLVFSILLTGLLLLCRQWRQAIFAGSTLLVTALANTGTKLFFARVRPEVLTDPLTSYSMPSGHASGSFALFLTLAVLAGRGQPPRLRLTWLLIGCIPALAIALSRVYLGAHWPTDVLAGAMLAACVCAASLWLIQRRSPLDAMPQKVWWLVLPALVALFGFFVLRHLPHTLLRYAY is encoded by the coding sequence ATGGGCCCATGGCTCGATAGCGTGACCGGATGGCTGGCCGCCAACCCGCAGTGGCTGGCCGCTGCGGTATTCGTCGTGGCCTTTGTCGAGTGCCTGGCAATTGCCGGGATCATAGTACCCGGCACGGTGTTGCTGTTCGCCGTGGCGGCACTTGCCGGCAGCGGTGCGCTGTCACTGAGCGAGACCCTGCTGCTGGGCTTTCTCGGCGGGATTCTCGGCGACCTGGTGTCGTATTTTCTTGGCCGCCACTTCCATCAGAACATCCGGCGCCTGCCGGGACTGCGCCATCACCCGGAGTGGATGGCCGGCGCGGAGACCTACTTCCAGCGCTACGGCATCGCCAGTCTGCTGGTCGGGCGGTTCATCGGTCCTCTGAGGCCGATGCTGCCGATGGTCGCCGGGATGTGCGACATGCCCTTCCCGCGCTTCGTTGCCGTCAGCCTGCTGGCGGCGGCGGGCTGGAGCATCGCCTACCTGCTGCCGGGCTGGGCCACCGGAGCGGCGATTCGTCTGCCATTGCCGGAAGGCTTCTGGCTGCAGGCCGGGATTGTCGCCGCCAGCATTGCGGTGATGGTCGGCCTGAGCGCCAACAGCAGCCTGCGCCGTCACCGCCGGGCGACAATCTGGATCAGCAGCATGAGCCTGTTGATCCTGATCGCGCTGTTCATCGGTTATCCGTATCTGAGCGCGCTCGATCAGGGCGTCATGACCCTTGTGCAGGAGCACCGCAGTGCGGTGCTCGACGAGGTTGCGGTGGTCTTCACCCTGATCGGCGAATTCCGCAACATGCTGGTGTTCAGCATCCTGCTGACCGGCCTGTTGCTGCTGTGCCGCCAGTGGCGCCAGGCGATCTTCGCCGGCAGTACCCTGCTCGTCACCGCGCTGGCCAACACCGGGACCAAACTGTTTTTCGCCCGGGTACGCCCGGAAGTGCTGACAGACCCATTGACCAGTTACAGCATGCCCAGCGGACACGCGTCCGGATCGTTCGCGCTGTTCCTGACCCTGGCCGTGCTGGCCGGACGCGGGCAACCGCCAAGACTGCGCCTGACCTGGCTGTTGATCGGCTGCATACCGGCACTGGCGATTGCCTTGTCACGGGTGTACCTGGGGGCACACTGGCCGACCGATGTGCTGGCCGGTGCGATGCTCGCCGCCTGTGTCTGCGCCGCGAGCCTGTGGCTGATTCAGCGCCGCTCACCCCTTGACGCGATGCCGCAGAAAGTCTGGTGGCTGGTGTTGCCGGCACTGGTCGCTCTGTTCGGTTTTTTTGTGTTGCGGCATTTGCCACACACTCTGTTGCGATATGCCTACTAA